A portion of the Microbulbifer agarilyticus genome contains these proteins:
- the glnE gene encoding bifunctional [glutamate--ammonia ligase]-adenylyl-L-tyrosine phosphorylase/[glutamate--ammonia-ligase] adenylyltransferase: MYHFPESICPAPLQARLQSQWQSWCEQAGKDEAAALEAQLQADASQPLLVARALLGSDFLLQQCARTPGLLSELLANDDLGLAMPDLSTLESDEDLERVLRFLRNRVITEAIWRDFAGQWDIPKVCARLTELAEICIQAALDWHWQKMVERHGEPRNREGQVQPMIVLGMGKLGARELNLSSDIDLIFAYPEPGQSGGDSSEIKPLENQAFFQRLGQRLIKSLDTVTADGFVFRVDMRLRPYGDSGPLVSHFAALEDYYQTQGREWERYAMIKARPVAFSSLPGGAQAAEELMELLRPFTYRRYIDFSVIEALREMKTLIQRQVRARGLTDNVKLGRGGIREVEFIAQAFQLIRGGREPDLRVRNILKVLPLLEQDGHLPLGAADQLRDAYLLLRRVEHGLQAEKDQQTQTIPAESERREQLAFALGYAGWESLEEELLLAQTVIEREFDQVIAPPEESDEISESDRWELLWSGCERDSDRDTWLAQLQGAGFVPAKNALEAVSALHGDRIVSALPVAGRQRLDQTMPLLLTAAAEVGEPLLALERVLPLLRSILRRSAYLVLINENPPVLQQLLRLCSASPWIADQLARHPVLLDEMLDQRRLLQPSTAQDIADELRQHMLRVDTDDLEAQMEALRHFKQGQSLRIAAQEVTGALPLMKVSDSLTWLAEAILQQSLSLAWQQVTEKHGMPNGASTDDMRFSIVAYGKLGGLELGYGSDLDIVFVHDVDGAGYTDGERTLDAQSFYTRLAQRLIHILQTRTLSGALYEVDTRLRPSGNSGLLVTSLAAFEKYQRESAWTWEHQALVRTRPVAGSGRLGQAFEALRTQLLCEARDEQKLRKEVVAMRNKMRAHLDKSNDRQFDLKHGTGGIVDIEFMVQYAALAWAQRAPSIVRYTDNIRILESLTEAGLMPAHQAAHLIDAYKAYRSEGHRLALQQLPGVVSGDQFEAERKTVTTTWQQMLG; encoded by the coding sequence GTGTATCACTTCCCTGAATCTATTTGCCCAGCACCACTGCAAGCCCGGCTTCAGTCACAGTGGCAAAGCTGGTGTGAGCAGGCAGGGAAGGACGAGGCCGCTGCGCTGGAGGCGCAATTGCAGGCGGATGCATCGCAGCCCTTGTTAGTCGCCAGAGCACTGCTTGGGTCTGATTTTCTTTTGCAGCAGTGTGCGCGAACCCCCGGGTTACTCAGTGAGCTGCTCGCCAATGATGACTTGGGGCTGGCGATGCCGGACCTCTCTACCCTAGAGAGCGATGAGGATCTGGAACGCGTCCTGCGTTTTTTGCGCAATCGGGTGATCACCGAGGCCATCTGGCGGGACTTTGCCGGCCAATGGGATATCCCAAAGGTGTGTGCCCGTTTGACCGAACTGGCCGAGATTTGCATTCAGGCAGCGCTAGACTGGCACTGGCAGAAAATGGTCGAGCGCCACGGAGAGCCCCGCAATCGCGAGGGGCAGGTTCAGCCAATGATTGTGCTGGGTATGGGCAAGCTGGGTGCGCGTGAGCTGAACCTTTCGTCGGATATCGATCTAATTTTTGCCTATCCGGAGCCGGGGCAAAGTGGCGGTGATTCATCAGAGATTAAACCCCTGGAGAACCAGGCGTTTTTCCAGCGCCTCGGCCAGCGCCTGATTAAATCCCTGGATACGGTAACCGCCGACGGTTTTGTGTTTCGTGTGGATATGCGCCTGCGGCCCTACGGCGACAGCGGCCCACTGGTAAGTCATTTCGCTGCGCTGGAAGACTACTACCAAACCCAGGGGCGCGAGTGGGAACGCTACGCCATGATCAAGGCGCGGCCAGTGGCTTTTTCCAGCCTGCCGGGCGGGGCACAGGCCGCGGAGGAGTTAATGGAGCTACTGCGCCCATTTACCTACCGGCGCTATATCGACTTCAGTGTGATCGAAGCACTGCGGGAAATGAAAACCCTGATCCAGCGACAGGTACGCGCGCGCGGCCTCACCGATAATGTGAAGTTAGGGCGCGGCGGCATCCGCGAAGTGGAATTTATTGCTCAGGCCTTCCAGCTTATTCGCGGCGGCCGTGAGCCAGACCTGCGCGTGCGCAATATCCTGAAGGTCTTGCCACTGCTGGAGCAGGACGGACACTTACCCCTGGGCGCGGCCGATCAATTGCGCGATGCCTACCTTTTGCTGCGCCGGGTAGAACACGGTCTACAGGCGGAAAAAGACCAGCAGACCCAGACGATACCCGCGGAGAGTGAGCGGCGCGAGCAGCTGGCCTTTGCCCTGGGGTACGCAGGGTGGGAGTCCCTCGAGGAAGAACTGCTGCTGGCGCAGACAGTGATCGAGCGCGAGTTCGACCAGGTCATTGCACCGCCGGAAGAAAGCGACGAGATCTCCGAAAGCGATCGCTGGGAATTGCTGTGGAGTGGCTGTGAGCGCGACAGTGATCGCGACACTTGGCTCGCGCAATTACAGGGTGCGGGTTTCGTACCGGCGAAGAACGCGCTGGAGGCCGTCAGTGCGTTGCATGGTGATCGAATTGTCTCGGCCTTGCCTGTTGCCGGACGTCAGCGCCTGGATCAGACCATGCCGCTGCTGCTCACTGCGGCCGCGGAAGTTGGCGAGCCTCTGCTGGCACTGGAGCGGGTGTTACCGCTGTTGCGCTCGATTCTACGCCGCAGTGCCTATCTGGTGCTGATCAACGAAAACCCCCCGGTGTTGCAGCAGCTGTTGCGACTATGCAGTGCCTCGCCGTGGATTGCTGATCAGTTGGCGCGGCATCCGGTGTTGCTGGATGAAATGCTCGACCAGCGGCGCCTGTTACAGCCTTCCACGGCGCAGGATATCGCCGATGAGCTGCGCCAGCATATGCTGCGGGTAGATACCGACGACCTCGAGGCGCAAATGGAAGCGCTGCGTCATTTCAAGCAGGGGCAGAGTCTGCGCATTGCGGCGCAGGAAGTTACCGGTGCCCTGCCGTTGATGAAGGTGAGCGATTCCCTTACCTGGTTGGCGGAAGCGATCTTGCAGCAGTCACTTTCATTGGCTTGGCAGCAGGTAACAGAAAAACACGGAATGCCAAACGGTGCCAGCACCGACGATATGCGTTTTTCGATTGTTGCTTACGGCAAGCTCGGCGGTCTGGAGCTGGGATATGGGTCGGATCTGGATATTGTGTTTGTGCACGATGTCGATGGAGCCGGTTACACCGATGGCGAGCGGACACTTGACGCGCAGAGCTTTTACACGCGCCTTGCCCAGCGCCTGATCCATATCTTGCAGACTCGCACACTGAGCGGTGCGCTTTACGAGGTAGACACACGCCTGCGACCCTCCGGTAATTCGGGCCTGCTGGTGACTTCGCTGGCTGCATTTGAAAAGTATCAACGAGAGAGCGCGTGGACCTGGGAGCATCAGGCTCTGGTGCGCACCAGACCTGTGGCGGGCAGTGGGCGCCTCGGACAAGCTTTCGAAGCTCTGCGCACGCAGTTGCTATGTGAAGCGCGAGATGAACAGAAATTGCGTAAAGAGGTGGTGGCTATGCGCAATAAGATGCGTGCACACCTCGATAAGAGCAATGATCGGCAATTCGATCTCAAGCACGGCACCGGCGGTATTGTGGATATCGAATTTATGGTTCAATATGCCGCATTGGCCTGGGCACAGCGCGCCCCATCAATCGTGCGGTATACCGATAATATTCGCATCCTTGAGAGCCTCACCGAGGCAGGCCTGATGCCGGCCCATCAAGCCGCGCATTTGATCGACGCCTACAAAGCCTACCGATCTGAAGGTCATCGCCTGGCATTACAACAGCTGCCGGGGGTTGTATCCGGTGACCAATTCGAAGCGGAAAGAAAGACCGTTACAACAACTTGGCAGCAGATGCTGGGCTAA
- a CDS encoding branched-chain amino acid transaminase, translating to MSFADRDGVIWFDGELVPWRDARVHVLTHTLHYGMGVFEGVRAYQTADGGTSIFRLQEHTRRLFRSAKIMNMSMPYDAEQLNEAQRLVVRENGLEEAYLRPMVFYGSEGMGLRADALKTHVIVAAWEWPSYMTPEARELGIKVNTSSYTRHHVNIAMCKAKANGNYINSMLALQEALRNGCEEALLLDPEGYVAEGSGENFFLVSDGVIYTPELTSCLDGITRASVIQLANECGYKVVEKRITRDEVYIADEAFFTGTAAEVLPIRMLDGRTIGAGRRGPITKRLQQLYFDVVQGRSQAHMGWLSDVHEGCEEVAASA from the coding sequence ATGTCTTTTGCCGATAGAGACGGCGTTATCTGGTTTGACGGTGAACTGGTTCCCTGGCGCGATGCCCGGGTCCACGTACTCACCCACACATTGCATTACGGAATGGGCGTATTTGAGGGCGTGCGCGCCTATCAAACCGCCGACGGTGGCACCAGTATTTTCCGCCTGCAGGAACACACCCGCCGTTTGTTCCGCTCCGCCAAGATCATGAATATGAGCATGCCTTACGACGCGGAACAGCTGAATGAAGCACAGCGTCTGGTGGTGCGTGAAAATGGCCTGGAAGAGGCCTACCTGCGTCCGATGGTGTTTTACGGATCGGAAGGTATGGGGCTGCGTGCCGATGCTTTGAAGACCCACGTGATCGTGGCGGCGTGGGAGTGGCCGAGCTATATGACGCCGGAGGCGCGTGAACTGGGGATCAAGGTGAACACCTCTTCCTACACACGTCACCACGTGAATATTGCCATGTGTAAGGCCAAGGCCAATGGTAACTACATCAACTCCATGTTGGCGTTGCAGGAAGCCCTGCGTAACGGCTGTGAAGAGGCCCTGCTGCTGGACCCAGAGGGCTACGTAGCGGAAGGCAGTGGCGAAAACTTCTTCCTGGTTAGCGATGGTGTGATTTACACGCCGGAACTCACTTCCTGTCTCGACGGCATTACCCGCGCTTCTGTTATCCAGTTGGCCAATGAGTGCGGCTATAAGGTGGTGGAAAAGCGCATTACCCGCGACGAGGTTTATATTGCGGATGAGGCCTTCTTTACCGGTACCGCAGCAGAAGTGCTGCCGATCCGCATGCTGGATGGGCGCACCATCGGCGCGGGTCGCCGTGGTCCGATTACCAAGCGCCTGCAGCAGTTGTACTTCGATGTGGTGCAGGGCCGCAGTCAGGCTCATATGGGCTGGCTGAGCGATGTGCATGAAGGTTGTGAGGAAGTAGCGGCTTCTGCTTGA
- a CDS encoding O-antigen ligase family protein, with amino-acid sequence MSGTNSIYSMPCPTNRMLFRHQGSRWLNGLINFAGAALIVMLCAYFFAPKIARIQTIFYLTILPAGLLLLCWRRDFYFLKSWQFATFLLPPLILALSALWADKAQADVYREPQYYLKLVTYLAIFYCCLYFVLERRGEAALEGWLLWLIPAGLISATASLLAYGADGGFVHFRRIRGISLEGDIDKTGMLHGFHALFCCYGLTIKSRFWRWISLAALAASCTYILFSQTKIPIVMATTALLLAACTLGNKAVKVTCALLVISAVPLSYQLLFGELPLLQRSLAYSVRIELWSKALEGFTQAPMIGAGLSHKVFLDVHTTLPHPHNYLIDIVRFCGLLGLVAFLWQLVAVCASLLKQRPQINWLRVTFFLWLSFGVLAMLVYAQQPLTKPNYIWFFYWIPLAVQLVLSQLRSTKSREQRKIKE; translated from the coding sequence ATGTCCGGAACCAATAGTATTTATTCAATGCCGTGCCCCACCAATAGAATGCTGTTCCGGCACCAAGGTTCTCGCTGGCTAAACGGACTGATTAACTTTGCCGGTGCAGCTCTTATCGTTATGCTCTGCGCCTACTTCTTCGCACCCAAAATCGCGCGAATCCAAACCATTTTTTACTTGACTATCCTGCCAGCCGGACTTTTATTACTGTGCTGGCGCCGTGATTTTTACTTCCTCAAATCCTGGCAGTTTGCAACCTTTTTGTTGCCACCCCTAATACTCGCCTTATCGGCCCTGTGGGCGGATAAAGCCCAAGCAGATGTCTACCGTGAACCACAGTATTACCTCAAACTTGTTACCTACTTAGCCATCTTTTACTGCTGTCTTTACTTCGTACTGGAACGACGTGGAGAGGCGGCTCTTGAAGGCTGGCTATTGTGGCTGATCCCTGCAGGGCTAATTTCTGCCACAGCCTCTTTATTAGCCTATGGGGCGGACGGCGGATTTGTTCACTTTCGGCGAATTCGCGGGATTTCTCTCGAAGGGGATATCGACAAGACCGGAATGCTGCATGGCTTTCATGCCTTATTCTGCTGTTATGGACTAACCATTAAGTCGCGCTTTTGGCGCTGGATCTCATTAGCAGCACTAGCTGCAAGCTGTACTTACATTCTATTTTCTCAAACAAAGATCCCCATTGTGATGGCCACTACAGCTTTGCTGCTAGCAGCCTGCACACTTGGAAACAAGGCCGTGAAGGTTACTTGTGCCTTACTTGTCATATCAGCAGTTCCGTTAAGCTACCAACTGCTATTCGGGGAGCTCCCTCTTTTGCAAAGGAGCCTCGCCTACTCCGTACGCATTGAACTCTGGAGCAAGGCGCTGGAAGGCTTTACCCAGGCGCCAATGATCGGGGCAGGCCTGTCACACAAAGTCTTTCTAGACGTCCACACCACCTTACCACACCCACACAACTACCTGATAGATATCGTGCGCTTTTGTGGCCTACTAGGCCTTGTGGCGTTCTTATGGCAGCTGGTAGCTGTCTGCGCTAGCCTATTGAAGCAGCGCCCACAGATCAATTGGTTGAGGGTGACATTTTTCTTATGGCTGAGCTTTGGCGTTTTGGCCATGCTCGTCTATGCTCAACAACCTCTAACCAAGCCTAATTACATTTGGTTTTTCTACTGGATCCCCCTCGCGGTGCAATTGGTTCTTAGCCAACTACGAAGCACAAAATCCAGAGAACAGCGCAAAATCAAAGAATAA
- a CDS encoding glycosyltransferase family 2 protein: MLASLSQMVAPESMDIQVSVIDNDPEGGARAIVDNVSAGFPFRLQYCLEPRRGIACARNRAIDEAHRQGASYLVFIDDDEKVDRMWLFHLVRCALVFNGNCVISGRVRALVPEGTSPVMAEFFERKCYRTGERRQYCATNNVLIPIAVTRDLNLRFDESRPFAGGEDTLFFTEVVKKGVEVVFCAEAVVYEVIPRERISVAWQSRRKFSVGTTQALQKMSCGRRRPRILLSGFLQLVASVVKMPLFRLSGRADDAYRSWLKACRSAGIVVGVFGVRSDFYRPAS, encoded by the coding sequence GTGCTAGCTAGTTTGTCGCAAATGGTGGCTCCTGAGTCCATGGATATTCAGGTTTCAGTTATTGATAACGATCCGGAGGGTGGTGCCAGAGCTATTGTTGATAATGTGTCTGCGGGGTTTCCGTTTAGGCTGCAGTATTGTCTTGAGCCGCGCCGAGGAATTGCCTGCGCGCGTAATCGGGCTATCGATGAGGCGCATCGGCAAGGGGCAAGCTATCTGGTGTTTATTGATGACGATGAGAAGGTGGATAGAATGTGGTTGTTCCATCTTGTTCGGTGTGCGCTTGTATTCAATGGGAATTGTGTAATTAGCGGCAGGGTGCGCGCCCTGGTGCCAGAAGGTACTTCGCCAGTCATGGCTGAGTTTTTCGAGCGGAAATGCTATCGCACAGGGGAGCGTCGCCAGTATTGTGCAACGAACAATGTGCTGATCCCGATCGCAGTCACCCGTGACCTAAATTTGCGCTTTGATGAATCTCGCCCATTTGCTGGTGGAGAAGATACCTTGTTCTTTACAGAAGTGGTGAAAAAAGGTGTTGAGGTCGTGTTTTGCGCTGAGGCAGTCGTTTATGAGGTGATTCCTAGGGAGCGCATTAGTGTAGCCTGGCAGTCTCGCCGAAAGTTTTCTGTTGGCACGACTCAGGCGCTGCAAAAAATGTCATGCGGCCGCAGGCGGCCGCGCATATTATTGTCTGGCTTTTTGCAGTTGGTTGCATCCGTAGTGAAGATGCCCCTGTTTCGCCTGTCTGGACGAGCAGATGATGCTTACCGTAGCTGGCTGAAAGCTTGCCGTTCCGCTGGCATTGTGGTCGGCGTTTTCGGTGTGCGATCGGACTTCTATCGACCCGCGAGCTAA
- a CDS encoding UDP-glucose dehydrogenase family protein: MNVTVFGTGYVGLVQAAVLAEAGHRVTCIDIDENKIERLKQGHIPIFEPGLEPLVKRNNESGNLSFSTNAAEGVAHGDLIFIAVGTPPDEDGSADLQYVLTVARTIAKHMSGKKYIINKSTVPVGTADKVREEVIHTLQERDALNLEFDVISNPEFLKEGSAVADCMKPDRIIIGTSEQASERKMRQLYAPFNRNHDKVIVMDVRSAELAKYAANCMLATKISFMNEMAVIADRVGADIESVRQGIGSDPRIGYHFIYPGIGYGGSCFPKDVQALKTTATKLGIEPKILNAVEERNHTQKHYLLEKVVERYGKDLSDKTFALWGLSFKPNTDDMREAPARVLMENLWAMGANVRVFDPEAMHECERIYGNRDDMQLCGTRDSALSGADALLIATEWQQFKSLDSNTVKNSLREPVVFDGRNLYAPTDMAAAGFEYYCVGRPQANRNPGQ; the protein is encoded by the coding sequence ATGAACGTTACTGTATTTGGTACGGGCTACGTCGGACTGGTACAAGCTGCGGTCCTTGCAGAAGCCGGCCACCGTGTCACCTGTATCGATATCGACGAAAACAAGATCGAGCGATTAAAGCAGGGCCATATCCCCATTTTCGAACCCGGCCTGGAACCACTAGTAAAGCGAAACAACGAATCCGGCAACCTGAGCTTTTCTACCAATGCTGCCGAGGGTGTGGCCCATGGTGATCTGATCTTTATTGCGGTTGGCACTCCACCAGATGAAGACGGCTCTGCAGACCTGCAGTATGTCTTGACCGTAGCCCGCACTATTGCCAAGCATATGAGCGGCAAGAAATACATTATTAACAAATCCACCGTTCCTGTTGGCACAGCAGACAAGGTACGTGAAGAAGTGATTCATACCTTGCAGGAGCGCGATGCACTAAACTTGGAATTCGATGTCATTTCCAATCCAGAGTTTCTCAAGGAAGGCTCAGCTGTGGCCGACTGCATGAAGCCGGACCGAATCATCATCGGCACTAGTGAACAGGCATCCGAGCGGAAAATGCGCCAGCTGTACGCTCCGTTCAATCGCAATCACGACAAAGTCATCGTGATGGATGTTCGCAGTGCCGAATTAGCTAAATACGCGGCCAACTGCATGCTCGCCACCAAGATCAGCTTTATGAATGAAATGGCAGTCATCGCCGATCGCGTGGGGGCCGATATTGAATCCGTGCGCCAGGGTATCGGTTCCGACCCACGTATCGGCTACCACTTTATTTACCCAGGCATAGGTTACGGCGGCTCCTGCTTCCCCAAAGATGTGCAAGCGCTGAAAACTACAGCTACAAAACTAGGCATTGAGCCCAAGATTCTGAACGCGGTGGAAGAGCGCAACCACACCCAGAAGCACTATCTACTTGAAAAAGTTGTAGAGCGATACGGCAAGGACCTGTCTGATAAGACCTTCGCCCTTTGGGGCCTTTCATTCAAGCCCAACACCGACGATATGCGCGAGGCGCCAGCCCGTGTACTGATGGAGAATTTATGGGCGATGGGCGCCAACGTGCGCGTTTTTGACCCGGAAGCAATGCATGAATGTGAACGTATATACGGCAACCGAGACGACATGCAACTTTGCGGCACACGCGACAGCGCCCTATCCGGCGCTGACGCACTACTAATCGCTACCGAATGGCAACAGTTCAAATCACTGGACAGCAATACCGTCAAAAATAGCCTGCGAGAGCCTGTAGTGTTCGATGGCCGCAACCTGTATGCCCCGACGGATATGGCCGCGGCTGGATTCGAGTATTACTGCGTAGGCAGACCCCAAGCAAATCGTAACCCCGGGCAATAA
- a CDS encoding glycosyltransferase family protein has translation MAAFQPELIIFGHCDLIDNDTFLEIRRRHPYTILAGCNNDPLFVPRNAANIAERCLVADAMFVSTGPKELARFTGNRAKLWHMPNPVDPCIETADASALASDNQELHTDLLFCSKSDNHTSRGHLVTELQGKLPSNFRFHTPGMFGQPTLWGRDYDRKLATSKMGLNLNRQEGYQWYSSARIAQMAGNGLLIFTHSAAAFDEYIPKETLVYFDDEESLIRLTQEYHHDDAKRCYWAHKCREFFHREINNTLYAQYIVEASTGTKFSHNYVWIK, from the coding sequence GTGGCCGCGTTTCAGCCAGAGCTAATAATTTTCGGGCACTGCGACCTAATCGACAACGATACATTTTTGGAGATCCGCCGCCGGCACCCGTACACTATATTGGCGGGATGCAATAACGACCCTTTGTTTGTACCTCGAAACGCTGCCAACATCGCGGAACGCTGCTTAGTCGCCGATGCCATGTTCGTCTCGACCGGCCCAAAAGAGCTAGCACGATTCACCGGCAATAGAGCAAAGCTTTGGCACATGCCAAACCCTGTTGACCCCTGTATCGAAACAGCCGATGCCAGCGCTCTCGCAAGTGACAACCAAGAGCTACACACGGATCTGCTATTTTGCAGCAAATCAGACAACCACACCAGTCGCGGCCACTTGGTGACCGAACTGCAGGGAAAGCTTCCCAGCAATTTCCGCTTCCACACCCCAGGTATGTTCGGACAACCCACCCTCTGGGGGAGAGATTACGATCGCAAATTAGCCACCAGTAAAATGGGGCTGAACCTAAACCGACAAGAAGGCTATCAGTGGTACTCATCCGCACGAATTGCTCAGATGGCCGGGAACGGTTTACTAATATTCACGCACAGTGCTGCCGCATTTGATGAATACATCCCCAAAGAAACATTAGTGTATTTTGACGATGAAGAGTCCCTAATACGCCTAACTCAAGAATATCACCATGACGACGCAAAACGATGCTATTGGGCGCACAAGTGTAGAGAGTTTTTCCATAGGGAAATAAATAACACACTATACGCCCAGTACATTGTAGAAGCGTCGACTGGCACAAAGTTCAGCCACAATTACGTGTGGATCAAATAA
- a CDS encoding ELM1/GtrOC1 family putative glycosyltransferase, producing MGVESVRYCNIDCSRFRWWRAGALQRALEDAGAMAFGRPDFLVGAGHRCHFPLVAARRKFGGRSVVIMRPSLPISWFDFAIIPEHDRPPPLPNVLIIRGALSGPLPVRPFQAASGLILLGGPSKHFSWDPVALDRDIKQLAMSSINWTLTDSRRTPEFAMSKLSQPSFSTVPWRECPDDWLEQKLASVGHVWVTRDSISMVFEALQSRARVGVLGLPSRTPKNKVNLAIQRLVDEGVVSDLPREAQIFSSAPRQPLNQYRAIAAALLSRCGMGLLQ from the coding sequence TTGGGCGTTGAAAGTGTACGGTATTGCAACATCGACTGTAGTCGTTTTCGCTGGTGGCGGGCTGGGGCGCTGCAGCGGGCCCTGGAAGATGCTGGTGCGATGGCTTTTGGGCGGCCTGATTTTTTAGTCGGCGCTGGTCATCGTTGCCACTTTCCTCTTGTGGCTGCAAGGCGCAAGTTCGGTGGGCGTAGTGTTGTAATTATGAGGCCATCCTTACCCATAAGTTGGTTTGATTTTGCGATTATCCCCGAGCATGATCGCCCCCCGCCCCTGCCGAATGTATTGATAATTCGAGGGGCGTTAAGCGGACCGCTGCCTGTTAGGCCCTTTCAGGCAGCTAGTGGACTAATTTTGCTTGGTGGTCCTAGTAAGCATTTTTCGTGGGACCCAGTTGCGCTCGATCGAGATATTAAGCAGCTGGCAATGAGCTCTATCAATTGGACACTAACTGACAGTCGAAGGACCCCAGAATTTGCCATGTCGAAATTGTCGCAGCCCAGTTTTTCCACTGTTCCTTGGCGCGAATGTCCGGATGACTGGCTGGAGCAGAAGTTGGCTTCTGTGGGGCATGTGTGGGTTACACGAGACAGTATCTCAATGGTCTTCGAGGCATTGCAGAGTCGGGCTCGCGTTGGTGTCCTGGGGCTCCCCTCGCGCACGCCAAAAAACAAAGTTAATTTAGCTATCCAGAGATTGGTTGATGAGGGGGTGGTGAGCGATCTTCCGCGCGAAGCCCAGATTTTTTCGAGTGCCCCACGACAGCCGTTAAACCAGTATCGAGCAATTGCAGCTGCCTTACTTAGCCGTTGTGGGATGGGTCTACTTCAATGA
- a CDS encoding glycosyltransferase family 4 protein, translated as MTKKFPRSLCHLFMSSEFGGLEKHVMELAAWQAANKCASIAIIAHPRYRQHCPESVRFFPLDTDRSRRNPFLLIEIVRICRKMRFDLLHGHGGKAACVMATVRSLMPIMHVITRHNVVHPKDRVAAHFSRRIAVSEKAIAESSLHWEVIPNGTAAPRQRLSCPSGYDAGSRAVLAVARLVPAKGIDLLLEAWANVKPRNALLYLVGDGPDRRKLEDLTQSFCLDGSVRFVGYSNEVDAWMQVAEFMVVSSFKEGAPYTVVEALLNRCPVISTDVGSNREVLPSEYIAQDVTAASIAMILTKALESPAGLRQVFEPVFQYAERHLTVNAMARATWAVYEAP; from the coding sequence ATGACTAAGAAATTTCCACGTAGTCTCTGCCACTTGTTTATGAGTAGTGAGTTTGGTGGGCTGGAAAAACATGTGATGGAGTTAGCTGCCTGGCAAGCAGCTAATAAGTGCGCGTCAATAGCGATTATTGCTCACCCGCGCTATCGGCAGCATTGCCCAGAAAGTGTACGCTTTTTTCCCTTAGATACTGATCGGAGCCGCCGTAATCCGTTTCTCTTGATTGAGATAGTGCGAATTTGTCGGAAAATGCGGTTCGATCTACTTCATGGCCATGGTGGGAAGGCGGCTTGTGTTATGGCTACAGTGCGCAGTTTGATGCCCATCATGCACGTGATTACTCGGCACAATGTGGTGCATCCAAAAGATCGGGTGGCGGCACATTTTTCTCGACGTATTGCAGTAAGTGAAAAAGCTATAGCTGAGTCTTCGTTGCATTGGGAAGTGATTCCCAACGGTACAGCTGCTCCCCGGCAAAGGCTGTCGTGTCCAAGCGGCTACGATGCGGGTTCGCGGGCTGTTCTTGCGGTGGCTCGGTTGGTGCCAGCTAAAGGCATAGACTTGCTGCTGGAAGCATGGGCCAACGTCAAGCCCCGTAATGCGTTGCTGTACTTGGTAGGTGATGGTCCGGATCGACGTAAGCTGGAGGATTTAACGCAAAGTTTTTGCCTAGATGGGAGTGTACGTTTCGTCGGGTACTCGAATGAGGTGGATGCTTGGATGCAGGTCGCGGAGTTTATGGTTGTCTCTTCATTCAAAGAGGGGGCGCCATATACAGTTGTGGAGGCACTCTTAAATCGTTGTCCGGTAATATCGACAGATGTGGGTAGTAACCGAGAGGTGCTACCGTCTGAATATATAGCGCAAGATGTCACCGCAGCCTCAATAGCCATGATTTTAACTAAGGCTCTGGAGTCGCCCGCAGGATTGAGGCAAGTGTTTGAGCCGGTATTCCAATATGCTGAGAGACACTTGACCGTAAATGCGATGGCTAGAGCTACTTGGGCAGTATATGAGGCGCCCTAA
- a CDS encoding YrbL family protein codes for MCFQHPFFPNRCIKTMIPGRIAELRRRATWYKRLAGNSHFDDNLREVTGYKQRALRNSAPDNVVWQHLPRWYGVTATSEGPGAVSELIQDDYGQPAMTLEVYLQNFGLNPRIRGALNRFCVWLRTTGVLTKNLLPHNLVICEKSEHPELYLIDGLGCAAAIPLPEYFEAPRQHYVERRIERMWKRIHWELSGRNIPWKTAEKL; via the coding sequence ATGTGCTTCCAGCACCCTTTCTTCCCAAATCGATGCATCAAAACCATGATACCAGGACGAATTGCAGAATTGCGACGACGCGCTACCTGGTATAAACGCCTAGCTGGGAACTCGCACTTCGATGACAACTTGCGAGAGGTTACAGGCTACAAGCAACGGGCACTGAGAAATTCCGCTCCAGACAATGTTGTATGGCAGCATCTGCCGCGCTGGTATGGCGTGACTGCTACGAGCGAAGGCCCCGGAGCAGTATCGGAGCTAATACAGGATGACTACGGACAGCCAGCAATGACGCTTGAAGTATATCTTCAAAATTTCGGCCTAAACCCGCGTATTCGTGGGGCACTAAATCGATTCTGCGTTTGGCTTCGTACTACTGGGGTGCTAACCAAAAACCTGCTACCCCATAACCTTGTAATCTGTGAAAAAAGCGAACATCCCGAGCTTTATTTAATAGACGGCCTGGGATGCGCTGCAGCCATACCCTTACCAGAGTATTTCGAGGCGCCTCGTCAACATTACGTCGAACGCAGGATAGAACGAATGTGGAAACGCATTCATTGGGAGCTTTCGGGCCGCAATATCCCTTGGAAAACGGCGGAAAAATTATAA